Part of the Thermococcus sp. 18S1 genome, CCTCAAAGATTTCGTGGGGATTACAACGGAATCAAGTGGCCCCAGGGCTATTAAGGAAAACCCCAGAAAGAGGAAAAAACTGACAATAAAGATCTCAGATGACTTACTAAATTTGGATACAAAGAAAACCCCCAATGAGGAGATTCCAAAGGACTTCCCACAGACCCTCCTCCAGCGCTACGAGCCGCTGGAACTTCTCGGCGAGGGAGGCTTCGCCAGGGTGTACAAGGTCAGGAGAAGGAAAGACGGAAAGATCATTGCCCTCAAGATACCGAGAATAGACGAGAGAACGAGCGGCCTGTTCGTCAAAGAAGTCGCCGCGTGGTACAACCTAAACCACGAGAACATAGTCAGGCTTTACAGGGCGGACATCTTACCGGTTCCGTACCTTGAGATGGAGTTCGTTGAGGGCGTTGAGGTCGATGGAGAGCTTTTCAGAGACCTCGGAGCTTATCCGAAGCCCGTTCCCGAGGGGGTGGCAATTAAACTAATCAAAGGCATCGCCGAGGGTTTAGCCCACGCACACTCAAAAGGCATCTACCACCTCGACCTCAAACCCTTGAACGTCCTCCTCAAAGCCGACCTGACGCCCAAGATAACCGACTGGGGACTGGCAAAGATAAGCGCAAGGAGCTCGCTGAGCATGCACTACGGATACTCCCCCCTCTACGCGGCCCCGGAGCAGCTCGATGAAGAAACCTTTGGGGTGCCGGATCACAGGACCGACATCTACCAGCTGGGCTTAATCTTCTACGAGCTCCTAACGGGCGAACTCCCATACAAGGCCACCTCCCCCGGCGCCCTCATCGGAAAAATCCTCCACGCAAAGCCCAAACCGGTTTCCGAATTTAACGAAAGGCTCAGGAAGTTCGACGGAATGTTCGAGCGCCTGCTCGCGAAGAGGAAGGAGGAGCGCTATCAGAGCGTTAAGGAGTTCCTAAATGCCCTGGAATCCCTGGCGGAGCTGGAGAGGGAGAAAGGAGAGCTGATCAAAACCGGCCTGGCGTTGAGGAGAAGCCGCTCGCGGGAGGAGTTCGAGAGACTGAAGATCGAAAGCGCCCGTAAGACGGTTAAGGTCGCAATTCTGGCGGCGAGGCTCAACGATAAGGCCGAACTGCTGGCGGCGCTGGACGACCTCAGGTTCTACACGAAGGAGAACCTCGACGACCTGCTCAACGCGATAGCCCAGGTGGAGATGCTGCTGAAGGAGGGGATTCCGATAAGCTCCGAGGTCGAGGAGAAGGTTAGGGCGCTGTTACTGAGGATCGAGAGGGAGGTGTCGAGGTGAGGTCTGGTTAATTGGGATTAACTAAAATGGCGCGGGTTTGGTGAATCGAGATTAACCAAAACGGTATCCGGGAGGCTGCTGGGATGAAGATATGCGAGCTCGTAGAGCGGGGGGAGAATGATGGGGTCGAGTTCAAAGAAAACCCCGACATCAAGAAGATACTCATAGCCGTTTCGGCCTTCGCCAACACTCACGGCGGATTGATAATTATCGGCGTCCGTGATAGGGATGGGAAAGTGGTGGGAGTTCAAATCGGAAAGGAAACACTGGCGAAGCTTGCCAATGAGATTGCCCAGAATACGGAACCAGAGGTTATACCGAGGCTCAGAGTTGAAAAATGCGGCGGTAAGGATGTGATAGTCATAGAGATTGACGAGCATCCCGTGAAGCCCGTGATGGTGCGAGGAAGAGCGTACAAGAGGGTTGGAAACTCAAACAGAAAGCTCACCCCAAAGGAAATCTCCGAGCTTTTTGAGGAGAGTGTCGGGCTGAGCTGGGATGCCTATCCGGTTGATGCCACGCTTGACGACGTTGATTTGGACAAGGTGAAAGAGTTCATCAGAAAGGTGAAGCTGCCAAGCAATGATGAGGTTGAAGCCCTCAAAAAGCTCAGGCTGATCAGGAACGGGAAGGTCACTAGGGCTTTAATTCTGCT contains:
- a CDS encoding protein kinase; this encodes MNLLDKLVAKINWSFNRWKGFDWEAFRRRYESGFEFVRQTGYAHEWWNFYEGFSPDKYYGTILNRPKRFRRGIVLFVSMNPLDGRWYFVGFYGDAVRPPTDAPTGTPLRDLLPEEVIRNLTQLVGTGDWEDRHLSYISQVLDGREYKGTLVARKRYSASFLPEAYIEVSPDDLGVGRIGGQWKITYKITSAQVRRLLETAKRRHKKIESKEAKIVVERIERTLKDFVGITTESSGPRAIKENPRKRKKLTIKISDDLLNLDTKKTPNEEIPKDFPQTLLQRYEPLELLGEGGFARVYKVRRRKDGKIIALKIPRIDERTSGLFVKEVAAWYNLNHENIVRLYRADILPVPYLEMEFVEGVEVDGELFRDLGAYPKPVPEGVAIKLIKGIAEGLAHAHSKGIYHLDLKPLNVLLKADLTPKITDWGLAKISARSSLSMHYGYSPLYAAPEQLDEETFGVPDHRTDIYQLGLIFYELLTGELPYKATSPGALIGKILHAKPKPVSEFNERLRKFDGMFERLLAKRKEERYQSVKEFLNALESLAELEREKGELIKTGLALRRSRSREEFERLKIESARKTVKVAILAARLNDKAELLAALDDLRFYTKENLDDLLNAIAQVEMLLKEGIPISSEVEEKVRALLLRIEREVSR